A window of Nocardiopsis sp. Huas11 genomic DNA:
GGTCTGGGAGCCCATCACCTTCTCGGCGGCGGTCGCCGCCGAGGCCTGCGGGGTCCGCCACGTCCGCTACCTGTGGGGCGCCGATCTGTTCGCGCGCATCAGGGAGCGGTTCCTGGCCCGATGGGCCGAGCAGCCGGAGGACGAGCGCGAGGACCCCCTGGCCGCCTGGCTCACCCGGATGGCGGTGCGCCAGGGGGTGGAGTTCTCCGAGACCCTGGTGACCGGACACGCCACGATCGAGCAGGTCCCTTCACCGCTGCGTGTGCCCACCCCGGAGCGCATCCGCTACCTGCCGGTGCGCTACGTCCCCTACAACGGCCGCGCGGTCGTACCCGACTGGCTGCGCACTCCGCCGGACCGCCCACGCGTCGGCCTGTGTCTGGGGAGCAGCACCACCGAGTGGTACGGGGGCCACGAGATCGACCTCTCCGCGGTCCTGGAGGGGCTGGCGGACCTGGACGCCGAGGTCGTGGCCACGCTTCCCGACGCGGAGCGCGAGCGCCTCGGCACGGTGCCCCCGAACGTTCGGCTGGTGGACTACACCCCGCTGCACGCGCTGGCCCCCACCTGCGCCGCCATGATCACCCACGGCGGGCCGGGTTCGGCGCTGACGGCCCTGTCCCACGGTGTCCCCCAACTGCTCACACCGGGCACGAACATGTTCGACACGGTGCTGATCGCCCGGCTCGTGGAGCGCGCGGGAGCGGGCCGGCTCCTGGCCCCCGACCAGGTCACCGCCCAGAGCGTGGAACGAGAGGTCCGCCTCCTGTTGGAGGACTCTCGCCACACCGCCGCGGCGGGCGACGTGCGTGACCGCATGGCCGCCATGCCCGCCCCCGCCGACCTCGCCAGGACCCTGACCACACTCGACTGAGGCCGGGTCAGGAAGCGTGCGCGGCCCCGGCGAGCTCCTCCAGGACGGAGACGAGCTCGCTGGGCGCGGGCGTCGCCGCCACCTCCTTGCCCAGGGCCTGCACAGCGGTCCCGTCGGCACCGGCGAGCGCGCGCGAGACCGTGTCGCGCAGGGCGCCTCCGAGTGCCTCGGCCGGAGTGAGCGAGACCGCGCATCCCCGTTCCACCAGGGGCCGCATCAGGGCGGCCGCGTCGGGGAAGGCCGGGTTGAGCACCGCCACCTGGGGCAGCAGATGGGCCGCCGCCGCGCAGGCGACGTCGAAGCCGCCACCGTGGACCAGCAGCGAAGCCGAGTCCAGGAGCAGGTGGGTGGCCGACGCGTCGGCCACGCGCACGTCCTCTGGAAGGGACGGCAGCTCCTCCTCCCGACCGGCCGGACAGAGCACGACGAGTTCGGCGTCCAGGCCCGTGGCCGCCGCGGCGAGGAGCTCCGACCCCTCGGCGCTCCTGTCCCAGGACGACCAGTCCACCAGGACCCTTGGCCCCGCCGCCTCACCGCGTGCCCAGGAGGGGAGTGAGGCGGCGCCGCGGTAGGGCACGGGCCGTACGGACAACCGGGGCCCCTCCGCCTCCCGCACCTCGGAGCGCAGGCCCTCCGGCAGCTGGTGGACCGAGAACCGGCCCAGGAGGAGGGAGTCCGAGGGGGAGACACCGAACCGCGGGGCCGTCTCCTCCAGCCACGCCCGCGGCGTGCCCGGACCGGCGTCCCCGGCGGCCGCGCGGCCGTGGACGAGGGGGTCCGACCCGGCCAGGAACCTCCCGTGCGCGGCTCCGACCGCCTCCGCGGCGATCGCGCCGGCGAGGGTCGCGGACTCCCACAGGACCAGATCGGGCTCCCATTCACGGCACACGGCGACCAGGTCCGTGACCAGCGGATCGTTGACCGCGCTCCACCACGCGGCACGGCCCCGGCCGGCCGGACCCGCCGCGGCGTCCTCGGTGGCCCCGTCGGCGCTCTCGCCCACCGGCATCACGGTCAGGCCGGTGTCGGCCGCGGCATCGGTCATGGACGGCCCGGTGCCGATACGCACCTCGTGCCCGGCCGCGCGCAGCGCCCAGGCCGTCGGCACCATGCCGAAGAAATGGGCTCTGTCCGGGTATGTAGCGACGACGATTCGCACCGTGTCCCCTCACTTCCAGGATTATCGCCGGGTCGGTGCTCGGAGGCAGGAAAGGCGATGCCGTTCCTTGACAAGCCGGATGCGCCGCCTGTTCATTCGTCGCGTCGCGGTTTCGCCGCCCCCGGTGGACCCAGGTGGTGGATCTGCTGTGATGGTTCGTTCGGAAGAGTTTCTCCGAGCTTAGCACCAGGCGCCTGATGTGTACTTTCGCTAAAGGCTCGTAGTATGCCCCTGGTGTGCTTGCCCAGCAATATCGATGTTCGACCCTCGTTGGGAGACCCTCTTGAAAGGTATTGTTCTGGCCGGAGGTACGGGTAGCCGTCTCTTCCCGTCCACCCGTGGCGTGTCGAAGCATCTTTTCCCTGTGTATGACAAGCCGATGTTCTACTACCCGGTCTCCGTTCTCATGCAGGCGGGGGTCAGGGAGATACTCATCATCTCCACGCCCGAGACGCTTCCCCTGATCCGTCGGGTGCTGGGGGACGGGAACCAGCTGGGGGTCGAGTTCTCCTACGCGGCGCAGGCGGAGCCCAGGGGGATCGCGGAAGCCTTTCTCATCGGGCGCTCCCACATCGAGGGAGGGCGCAGCGCGCTGGTCCTCGGGGACAACATCTTCCATGGTGAGAGCATGTTCTCCCTGTTGGATCGGGCCGCCTCCGCCTCGGCGGGCTGCGTCCTCTTCGGCTGCGAGGTCGCCGAACCCCAGCGTTACGCCGTCGCGGGTTTCGGTGACGACGGCCGGCTGGACTCCTTGGTCGAGAAGCCGGCCGAGCCGGTCTCCGACTACGCCGTCGCCGGCCTCTACTTCTACGACGAACGCGTGGTGGAAATCGCCGAACAGGTCGTCCCCTCCGGCCGCGGCGAGTTGGAGGTGACGGACGTCAACCGGGCCTACATGAAACTCGACGACGTCCAGGTGGTGACGATGGGAAAGGAAATCAAGTGGCTTGATCTCGGCACGGAGGATTCCTTGATGGAAGGCGCCGGATACGTGTCCTCCGTGCTGCGGGACTCCGGTTCTCGGGTCGCCTGCCTCGAAGAGATCGCATTGCGTATGGGATTCATCGGCCCGGAGCAGTGCCACCGCCTGGGAGAGGCGATGGGAGCCTCTCCCTACGGCGAGTACGTCATGTCCGTGGCCCAGGGGCGGGGTACCGGTGAGAAACCCGCGCTCGATGCCCTCGTATGGCAGGGTGCGGCCGTATGAGAATCTTGGTCACCGGAGGAGCCGGATTCATCGGTTCCAATTTCGTCAGGCGTGTGCTCTCGGACGTCTACCCCTTCTTCGAGGGGGCCGAGGTCGTGGTCCTCGACAAGCTGACCTACGCGGGAACCCTGGGCAGCCTCTCCCCGGTCGAGGACGACCCCCGCCTGCGCTTCGTCCAGGGCGACATCTGCGACGAGGAGCTCGTGCGCGGTCTGCTGGACGAGGTGTCCACGGTCGTCCACTGCGCGGCCGAGACCCACGTGGACCGGTCGATCACCGACTCCGCGGGCTTCGTCCGGACCAACGTCCTCGGGACCCACACGCTCCTCGAACAGGCGCTGGCCGCGGGGGTGGAGCGCTTCGTCCTCGTCTCGACCGACGAGGTCTACGGAACCCTGGACTCGGGTGCGTGGACCGAGACCGACCCGCTGGAGCCGAACTCTCCCTACTCGGCCAGCAAGAGCGGGTCCGACCTCCTGGCCCGCGCCTTCCACCGGACCTACGGGATGCGGGTCTGTGTCACACGCTGCGCCAACAACTACGGCCCGTTCCAGTTCCCCGAGAAGATGATCCCCCTGTTCGCGACCAACCTGCTGGACGGACTGCCGGTTCCGCTCTACGGCGACGGCGGCAACGTGCGGGAGTGGGTCCACGTGGACGACCACTGCGACGCCCTGGCCCTGGCGGCCGAGCACGGGGCGGCGGGAGAGGTCTACAACATCGGTGGGACGGCCGAGCGCACGAACATCGAGGTGACCGAGGCGATCCTCGGGCTTCTGGGCCACGACGACTCGATGGTCCGCTACGTCCAGGACCGCAAGGGCCACGACCGCAGGTACTCGGTCGACGACTCCAAGGCCGTGCGCGAACTCGGCTACGCGCCGGCGGTCCCCTTCGGAGAGGGCCTGGAGCGCACCATCGCCTGGTACGCGGCCAACCGCTGGTGGTGGGAGCCGCTCAAGAAGCGGGCTACCGAGGCGGTCCTGTGACACGCCCGCGCGGGACCGTTCTCCCTGTCCCGCCAGCGGGACAGGGAGAACGGTCCCGCTCAGAAGCTCGGCGCCGCACGGGCGCCGGAGAACCAGGACAAGAGGACACGGTGTCTGACCGACTCTCCCCCGCCGAGCTCTTCGCTCTGCTTCCCTCGTCCCCTGAAGTCATGGACCGTCCCTGGACGGTGGACTGGGCGGCGCAGACCAGCGCCCCCGCGGACCTCCTCCGCGAGCTGGTGCCCGAACGGATGGAGTTCTCCACGTCGGGGAGCACCGGCGGCCCCCGCTCCTGGTTCCGTGGCCGGGACCAGCTCCTGTCCGAGGCCCGGATGCTCGCGGACCTGCTCGCCGACTCCGCGCCCGAGGCGGTCGTGACCTTCGCTCCCCCCAAACACGTCTACGGGATGCTCGCGAGCGTCCTCATGCCCGCGCTGCTCGGGGTGCCCGTCTGGTACGTTCCGCGGTTCGCACCGTTGCCGCCCGAGGGACCGCGCGGTTGGGCCGTGGTGTCCATCCCCTGGACCTTCCCCATCCTCAACAGGCGCGGGGACTGGCTCGACCGGGCCGAACGCCTCGCCTTCCTGCACAGCACGTCGACGCTTCCGGAGAGCGCGGCCGAGCTCATGGGCCGGCTCGGGGAGAGGGCGACGCTGACGGAGATCTTCGGCTCCACGGAGACGGGGGGCGTGGCCCACCGCCGGTGGAGCCCCGCGAACCGGCCCTGGACCCTCTTCCCCGACGTGGAGTTCGGTGAGGGGGCCGGTGCCAGGGGAGAGGAGAGCGGACTCGTCGTCCGCAGCCCTCGGCTGGCCGCCCCGGAAGGGGGAACCGTCGCGACCGAGTGGTGCATGGACGACCATGTGGTCCGTCTCGGGGACCGGTCCTTCGGTTTCGCCGGACGCAGGACGCGTCTGGTCAACGTCAACGGCCACCGCCTGGACCTGGAGTCCATGGAGGACCGCCTCCGCGGGGTCGTGCGGTGCGCGGACCTGGCCTGCGTGCCCGTCACCGACTCCATGACCGGTGAGCACTTCGAGCTGTGGATCGTCCCCGGTGCCGAGGGGCCGCCGACCGACCGGGTCCTGGCCGAGGCGGTGCGCTCCGCCGAGTACCGGCCCCGGGCCGTGCGGGTGGTGGAGCGGATCGACCGCTCGGAGACAGGCAAGTTGAGGCGTGTGCAGTCGGCGCACGTCCGTTCCGAAGGAGCCGATGCATGAGTTCGAAGTCGAGCGGACTCGACGAGATCCTCCGTCTGACGGACCCGGAGGCCCGGATCGGGTGGACCGCGGACGACCTGGCGCGGATGCGGGAGAGCGCCACGACGATGGCCAAGCACCTCGCCGAGGGCGAGGAGGTCTACGGGGTCACCCGCGGCTTCGGTCCGCTCGTGGCCTTCCCCGCGTCGGAGAGCGCCGGAGCCCAGGGCGAAGGCCTCATCTCCCATCTGGGCAGTGCCCAGGGAGAGCCCTTGTCCGCCGAGGTCAGCCGGCTCGTCTTCGCTCTGCGCATCCTCAGCATGCGCCGCGGCCACTCCGCGGTCGACGTCGGGTTCTGGAAGGGGCTGGTCGACCTGTGGAACCGGGGGTTCACCCCGGTGATCCCCTGTGAGGGCACGGTGAGCGCCAGCGGCGACCTCCAGCCCCTGGCGAGCGCCGCGCTCTCGCTCGCGGGCCAGGGTGAGGCCTGGGTCCGGGCGGAGGGAGGCGGTTTTCGCCGGGTCGACTCGGCGGAAGCCCTGGCCGACCTGGACGTCGAACCCGTGCGGTGGACGGCTCGGGAGGCGTTGGCGTTCGTCAACGGCAGCGGGGTGGGCCTCGCGCTCGCCCTGCACAACCTCAAGCGGATCTCGGACGCGGTCCGCGCCGTCGCCCTGCTGACCTCCCGGATGGCCGAGCTCCTGGGCGCCAACCCCCAGGCCTACAGTGAGGGGATCGCCAGTGCACGGGGACAGGTCGGCCAGGCCGCGGTCGCGGGCTGGATCCGTGAGGGCCTGACCCCGGGCGCCGTACGCGATCCCTCCCGTCCCCTTCAGGAGCCCTACAGCCTGCGGTGCGCCTCGCAGGTCCTCGGCGCGGTCGCGGACCAGCTCGCGGCGGCCGAGTGCATCCTCCTGCGCGAGGCGGGCGGTACCACCGACAATCCCGTCAGTCACGACGGGGAGATCCTGCACGGGGGCAACTTCCACGCGATGCCGGTGGGTTTGGCCTCCGACCAGATGGGGCTCTGCCTCCAGCAGGTCGCCTTCCTGGCCGACCGCCAGCTCTCCCTGCTCTGCGCGTCGGAGACCAACGGCGGCCTGCCGCCCATGCTGACGCCCATTCCCGGGGCCGGCAGCGGGCTGGCCGGGGTCCAGATCAGTGCCACGTCGTTCGTCTCGCGTATCCGCCAGTTGGTCACGCCGTCGAGTCTCACCGCCCTCCCCTGTAACAACGGCAACCAGGATCACGTGCCGGTCGCCCTGAACGGGGCCAATTCCGTAGCCCAGGCCGTCGATCTGGCGTGGCTGGTGGTCGGATCGCTGGGTGTGGGCCTGGCCCAGCTCGCCGCGATTCTGGGGCGCCGGGAGGAGACCGGGGTCTGGGCGCGCGTCGCCGAGCTCTCCCCGCCCCTGGACCGGGACCGGCCCCTGGCCGCCGAGGTCCGTGCGGTGCGGGACGTGCTCGCCGAGGAGGCCGCGGCCCGCGCGGGGGAGTGGCGGCTGCCGGACCTCTCCTGAGGTCGGCCCCGCCGCCTCAGTCGGGAGAGGTGAGGGTCCGGGCGAGGTCGGCGGGGGCGGGCATGGCGGCCATGCGGTCACGCACGTCGCCCGCCGCGGCGGTGTGCCGGGCGTCCTCCAGGAGGAGGCGGACCTCTCGCTCCACGCTCTGGGCGGTGACCTGGTCGGGGGCCAGGAGCCGGCCCGCTCCGGCGCGCTCCACGAGCCGGGACGTGCGGACCTGGTCGAACATGGTGGTGCTGGGTGTGAGCAGTTGGGGGACACCGTGGGACAGGGCCGTCAGCGTGGTGCCCGGTCCCCCCTGGGTGATCATGGCGGCGCAGGTGGGGGCCAGGGCGTGGACAGGGGTGTACTCGACGAGGCGGGTGTTGGGAGGGGTGGTGCCCAGGCGTTCGCGTTCGGCGGCGGGAAGGGTGGCCACGACCTCGGCGTCCAGTTCCGCCAGCCCCTCCAGGACCTCGGAGAGGTCGATCTCGCGGTCCCCGTACCAGTCGTTCACGCTGGTGCCGAGGCTGAGCCCGATGCGGGGGCGGTCGGGTGGTGTGCGGAGCCAGTGCGGGAGGGCGGCGCGGCCGTTGTAGGGGACGTAGCGCACCGGCAGGTAGCGGATGCTCTCGGGTGTGGGCAGCCGCAGGTCGGGTGGGACCTGCTCGACGGTCGCGTGCCCGGTCACCAGGGTCTCGGAGTAGTCGACGCCGTTGCGTCCGGCGATGCGGGTGAGCCAGTCGGCGAGGGGGTCCTCGCGTTCGTCCTCCGGCCGCTCGGCCCACTGGGACAGGAAGCGGTCCCTCGTGCAGCCGAAGTCGTCGGCGCCCCACAGGTAGCGGACGTGGCGGGCTTCGCAGGCCTCGGCGGCGATGGCCGCCGAGAAGGTGGTGGGCTCCCAGACCACGAGGTCGGGACGCCACGCACGGCACAGGTCGACCAGATCATCGGCCATGGGCTCATTGACCATGCGCCACCACCACGTGACGGTCTTCTTCAGACCGCCGAGGAGGTACTCCCAGGTGAGAACCTCGGGGCGGTCCTCGGTCATGGTGAACTCGCCCAGCTCGCCGGGAGCCGCACGGTGCCTGGTGCGCATGACCCGCCTGAGCTGGTGGTCGCGTCCGACGCTCACGTAGGACAGGCCGGTGGCGCGCACGACGGGTTCGAGCGCGGGCTGGCTGGCCACCAGCACCTCGTGACCGGCCGAACGCAGGGCCCAGCCCAGGGGAACCAGGTTCAGGAAATGGCTCCGTTCCGCGACCGACGCGATGAGTACCCTCACTGGATCGGCATCTCCTTTGTGTGGTAGGTCCGACTATTATCATCTTCTCGTAAACGCATTGTAGGGGATTACCGGGAAACCGTCGGCATCCGCGTTCTGTCGCTCGGTGGCGGCTGTGTCGGACCATTATGTCGACGTGTATCCTGCCACCCTGTCCTGGTGCCTCAGTCCAATTTGAGAATGGGGTTCATATATGAATTTCCCGTTGTACCGCCACAGGTGCGGTGACCTCCGCGACTCCGCGCGCCCGGTCCGGGCCGGGGCCGCCGCAGCCGGAACCGGGCGGTAGCCGTGGCACGTGTCGTGGTGACAGGGGGGACCGGTTTCATCGGAAGCCACCTCGTCGACGCGCTCGTCGCCCGCGGGGACGAGGTGGCCGTGCTCGGCCCCCGGGGAGCTCCGGAGTTCCCCTCGCCCCTGTGGGAGAAGGCGGAGTACGTGCGGGGCAGCGTGACCTCCCGCGCCGACCTCGAACGCGTCATCACACCGGGTGTGGACGTGGTCTACCACCTTGCCGCCCTCGTGGGGGTCGACAAGTACCTCGCCTCGCCCCTGGACGTCATCGACGTCAACTTCGTCGGGACCCGGAACGTCGTCGACCGGTCCCTGGAGGTCGGGGCGAGGGTCGTCTACGCGAGCACGAGCGAGGTGTTCGGAAAGAATCCGAAGGCGCCGTGGGACGAGGACGCCGACCGTGTCCTGGGCTCCACCGCCGCCGAACAGTGGGTTTATTCCTCGAGCAAGGGGCTCGCCGAGCACCTGGTCCTGGGATATGTGCGGGAGAGGGGCCTGTGGGCTTCCGTCGTCCGCTATTTCAATGTGTACGGGCCACGGCAGAGGCCGGCCTTCCTGATCAGTAGAAGCATCCATCGCGCACTGCGCGGAGAACCGCCCGTGGTCTACGGACGGGGCGATCAGAGGAGGAGTTTCGCCTTCGTCGAGGACGCGGTCGAGGCCACCATCCTCGCCGGTTCGAGCCCGCGGGCGGCCGGTGAGTGCTTCAACGTGGGCGACACCGAGGAGGTCTCGATCCGCGCGGCGGTCGAGCTGATCGTCGAACTCACGGGAACGGTCGACGGTGTCGCCTCGGTGGACGCGGGAAGCCGGTCGGGCGCCTCGCACCAGGGCCTGCACCGGAACTCGCCCGACACGGCCAGGATCCGGTCGCTGCTGGGCTGGGAGAGTTCGGTCGGCCTCCGTGACGGGCTCGCCCGGACCGTCCGCTGGGCGAGGGAGAACCCGCGGTGGCTCGACCGGCCGGAGGGCGCCTCCCGTTGAGGGGGCGCCCGGTTGCGACCGTCCGAGTGGGACACGAACACAGGGGAGCACAGGGTGACCGAGACAAGCACGTGCCGCATCTGCGAGGGAACCGTGAGGAGGTTCGTCGACTTCGGGGAGCAGCCGCTCTCCGACGCCTTTCGCGACCCCTCGGACGAGACCGAGGAGTTCTTCTACGGACTCGCCGTCGGACACTGCTCCGGCTGCGACATGGTCCAGCTCATGGAGGCGGTGCCCCGCGAGCGCATGTTCCACGAGGGGTACCCCTACTACTCGTCCGGTTCGACCGTGATGCGGTCCCATTTCCAGACCACGGCGGCCAGGCTCATCTCCGAGTACGCGACGGGGGAGGACCCGTTCATCGTCGAGCTGGGCAGCAACGACGGCGTCATGCTGGAGTCCGTGGCCCGGGCGGGCATCCGGCACCTGGGCATGGAGCCCTCCGCCTCGGTGGCCGAGGTCGCCCGGAGCAAGGGGGTCAGGGTCCGCGAGGCCTTCTTCGAGAAGGCCACCGCCCTGGAGATCCTGGAACAGGACGGCCCCGCCGACGTGGTCTACGCCGCCAACACCTTCTGCCACATCCCCTACGTGGACTCGGTCCTGGCCGGCCTCGGGGAACTGCTGGTACCGGAGGGCGTCTTCGTCTTCGAGGACCCCTACTTCGGGGACGTGATCGAGAAGGCCTCCTTCGACCAGTTCTATGACGAGCACTTCTTCCTCTTCACGGCCACCTCCGTGGCGGGCATGGCGCGACGGTTCGGGTTCTCACTCGTGGACGTGGAGCGGCTGCCGACGCATGGAGGCGAGCTCCGGTACACCCTCGCGAGAGAGGGGCGCCGGACGCCCACCCTCCGCGTGGCGCGGATGCTCCAGGAGGAGGCCCGCCGCGGGTTGACCTCCCCGGCCGCGCTGCGCGCGTTCGCCGACCGGGTGCGTGCCAACGGCGATCGCCTGGTCGGTGAACTGCGCGCGCTGCGGGACCAGGGCAAGCGGGTCGTGGGCTACGGGGCCACGGCCAAGAGCGCGACCGTCCTCAACTTCTGCGGGATCGGGCCCGACCTCCTGGAGTACGTCTGCGACACGACGCCCGACAAGCAGGGCAGGCTCACCCCGGGGTCGCACGTGCCCGTGGTCGGCCACGACCGCTTCACCGAGGCCTACCCCGACTACGCGCTTCTCCTGGCCTGGAACCACGCGGACGAGATCATGGCCAAGGAGACGGGGTTCCGCGACGCGGGGGGACGCTGGATCCACTACGTCCCCGAGGTCCGGGTCGTCTGACCCCGGAGGTCGGGCGCCGGAGTCAGACGTCGACCAGCGTGCGTGTGAGTTCGGCGGGTGAGGGCATCCGCGTGATCTCGTCACGCAGGCGCGCCCCGGCCTTCGCGTAGTTCTCCTCCGTCAGGAGGGCCCCGACCGCCTCGCGCACGTTCCCGGGGGAGGCGTGCTCCGGGCTCAGCGCGATGCCTCCGCCGGCCCCCTCCAGTGCCGACGCGACCAGGATCTCGTCGTACATCTGGTGGGGGATGGTGATCTGGGGGACGCCGTGGGCGAGGCCGCTGAGGACGGTGCCGGTGCCGCCGTGGGTGATCATGGCGGCGCAGGTGGGGGCGAGGGCGTGGAGGGGGACGTAGTCGACGAGGCGTGTGTTGGGCGGGACGGTGCCCAGGCGTTCGCGTTCGGTGGCGGGCAGGGTGGCCACGACTTCGGCGTCCAGGTCCGCCAACCCCTCCAGGACCGCGCTCACGTCCACCGTGTAGCCCCCCATGCGCTGCGTGGCCGTCGTGCCGAGGCTGAGTCCGATGCGGGGGCGCTCGGGCGGCGTGCGCAGCCAGGCGGGGACCACCGCGCGGCCGTTGTAGGGCACGTAACGCATGTGCAGCCGGCTGGTGCCGGTGGACAGGGGCACATCGAGTGACGGAGGCAGGTAGTCGATGCCGGCGTGTCCCGTCACCAGGGCTTCGGAGAAGTCGACACCGTGGCGCGCGGCCCGGTGCTCCAACCAGGCGCGAAGGGGGTCGTCCCACTCCTCACCCGCTCGCTCCTCCACCCTCGTCAGGAACAGGTGGCGCATGGCGGCGAACAGGTCCAGGCTCCACAGGTGGCGTACGTGCCGGGCTCCGCAGGCCTCGGCGGCGATCGCCCCGGCGTAGGTGATGGGCTCCCAGACGACGAGGTCGGGGCGCCAGGTCCGGCAGAGGTCGACCAGGTCGTCGGTCATGGGGTCGTTCACCAGCCGCCACCACCAGGGGATGTAGGAGTCCCGGTAGGCCGAGTGCAGCACCTCCAGCTCCGGCTCGGGTTCCTGCGCCACCCGCATGATGTCGAATCCGAAATCCTCGCCGCCCGGCGTGCGCTTGCCCAGGGCGATGATCTGCGCGAGCAGATGGTCCTTGCCGACCTG
This region includes:
- a CDS encoding activator-dependent family glycosyltransferase, translated to MRILFATISERTHFIGAVPLAWAFRAAGHEVLVASQPELGPVVRATGLPFAQVGKDHLLAQIIALGKRTPGGEDFGFDIMRVAQEPEPELEVLHSAYRDSYIPWWWRLVNDPMTDDLVDLCRTWRPDLVVWEPITYAGAIAAEACGARHVRHLWSLDLFAAMRHLFLTRVEERAGEEWDDPLRAWLEHRAARHGVDFSEALVTGHAGIDYLPPSLDVPLSTGTSRLHMRYVPYNGRAVVPAWLRTPPERPRIGLSLGTTATQRMGGYTVDVSAVLEGLADLDAEVVATLPATERERLGTVPPNTRLVDYVPLHALAPTCAAMITHGGTGTVLSGLAHGVPQITIPHQMYDEILVASALEGAGGGIALSPEHASPGNVREAVGALLTEENYAKAGARLRDEITRMPSPAELTRTLVDV